The nucleotide window GAAGGGCCTGACGCTTGCGCCTCGTCCCGGCGGATGTCGGGCTGCTCGGGTCTAGCCTATGCCAGGTGGCGGTTGGCTGTCGACGGGAGGCGTCGGGAGCGGGTAAAAGCAGCATGGCATGCTTGAGGGGGGCGCAGGCCGAAATGGCTCGAGCCTGACCGTTTCCGGTTGAGCGGACAAAACATCCTGCGCCCGAGTGTACGACGCGTTGCAGCCTTGCGGGTGCGGCGGCGCGTCGGCCGCGTGCGCAGAGGACTGGGCAGTCAGGCGGCTTGATCTGCCCCAGGCCGCGCGCCTGTTGACCCTATGCACCATTGCAAGCCGACCCAAGGGGCCTTCTCCTTGCCCGGGACCGTCGGGCACGCGTATAGCTGCTGGACGGAGGCAAGGACCGGAGCGGCATGAAAGACAGGTTTCTGAACACCCTGAGGGAACTCTACGAGGGCGAGAGCCATCGCGCCTATCGCTTTCGCTATGCCGTTCTGTTCTTCGATATCGTCACGATCCTTTTCGTGATCGTCACCTCGTTTACCGATCATGGGCGCGTGGTCGAGGGAATCGATGCGGTCTTCGGCGTGCTCATCCTTGCCGATTTCATCGCCCGCGTTGCCATCGCGCCGAACCGGTGGCGGTTCCTGATTCAGCCGGTGACGCTGGCCGACATGGTGTCCATCGTCTCGTTTCTTGCACCGCTCGCGGGCGAGGGGCTGGGGTTCCTGCGGGTGGTGCGGACGCTGCGCTTCCTGCACACCTACCAGCTGATGAAACGGCTCCGGTCCGACTTCCCGTTCTTCCGCCACAACCAGGACGTCTTCGTCGCGGGCATCAACCTCGTGGTCTTCATCTTCGTGATGACCGGGCTGGTCTATGCCACGCAGCACGGCCGCAACGAGCAGATCGACAACTATGCCGACGCGCTCTACTTCACGGTAACCGCGCTCACCACCACGGGCTTCGGCGACATCACCCTCAAGGGCTCGCTGGGACGGGCGATCTCGGTCGTGGTGATGATCTGCGGCGTCACCCTGTTCCTGCGGCTCGCGCAGGTGCTGTTCCGGCCGCTCAAGGTCCGGCAGACCTGCCAGAACTGCGGCCTGTCGCTGCATGACGCCGACGCGGTGCACTGCAAGCACTGCGGGGCGGTGATCCATATCGAGACCGAGGGACAGGCCTGATCCCGCTCGATCCCGCCTGCCCCGAGGTCGACCGGAACCGCCCGTCTCGCGCCGCGTTCCGACAGAGTGAAAAGGGTTCTGTCGCCGCGCCGCTCATGTAATAAGTCCCGACGTGCGGACTGACCCGCCGAAAGGAGACCTCGTGCCCGAAGACACCCGCCTGCTCGCCGTCCTGATCGACGCCGACAACACCTCGCCGAAATACACCAAGGCCATCTTCGATGAGCTTGCCTCGATGGGCGAGGCCAGCGTGCGGCGCGTCTACGGCGACTTCTCCAGCCAGCAGCTGGCCGGCTGGTCGAAGATCTCCGCCGAATTCGGGCTGGTGCCGCATCACTCCCCGGCGAACACGGTGGGCAAGAACGCCTCCGACATCGCGCTGGTGATCGACGCGATGGACCTCATGCATTCGAACCGCTTCGACGGCTTCGTGCTGGTCAGCTCGGACAGCGATTTCACCCGGCTTGCCAGCCGCCTGCGCGAGCAGGGGCTCGACGTCTACGGCATGGGCATGCAGAAGACGCCCGACGCCTTCCGCAAGGCCTGCAAGCGGTTCATCTTCCTCGAGAACCTCGACGGCGCGCCCGAGCAGAAGACCGGCAGCACCGCGCCGCGGCCCAGCGGCAAGCTCGAAGAGGCGCGCAACCTCATATTCACCGCGATGGATGCCATCGAGCAGGAAGACGACTGGTACACGCTGGGCCAGCTCGGGCAGTTCATCACCGCCGCCAATCCCGACTTCGACACCCGCACCTTCGGCAAACGCAAGCTGTCGGATCTCGTCGGCGAGCTGAAGGTCTTCGAGACCAAGCGCGGCCCGGGCAACCAGCTTCTTGTCCGGCGCCTCGACTAGCGCGCCGGGCGTCGGTCAGTCAGGCCGCGCGCCATAGCGGGCAAGAAAGGTGGTCACGGCCCCGTCGACCACCCGACCGATCTCGGCTTCGGAAAAGCTGGTCTGGACACCGAAGACGAACTTCGACCAGAGATCGGCCTTGCAGAGCTCGGTGAACTGGTCCGCCGCGAGGCCGCTGTCCTCCACGCGGATCTCGCCACGGGCCTGCGCTTCGCCAAGGTAGCGCTTCACCTCGCGGTGCATCCGCATCGGACCGCAGCGGTAGAACTCGGCGCCGAGCTCGGGGAAGCGGTCCGACTCGGCGACGCAGATGCGGAAGACGCGCTGGCCCATCTCCGACAGCAGGAAGCCGAGGAAGGTGCGCCCCACTTGCGGCAACACGACCTGCGGCGGCTGCGACAGGTCAATCGTCACCAGCGCTTCGTCGGCCTGCATCCTGCACTGGGTGCTCGCCATCTCCATGAACAGCAGGCGCTTGTCGGGAAAGTAGCTGTAGAGCGTGGCCTTGGAGACCCCCGCCGCGCGGGAGATGTCGTCGACGCTCGCGCCTTCGAAGCCGTCGCGCAGGAAGACCTCGCGGGCGCCCTTCAGGACCTGGTCGTATTTGCGTCCACGCCGGACGGTGACCGTGCTGGCCGGCATGCTTCGTCTCCCATTCGTCAGCAACCTTAGACCGGCCTGCTCCCATCGGGCAAGCGATCCGGTGCCGGGCGTGATCACGCCCCTGTGCCGGGAAAACTAGTCTCCGCGACAATCGGTTGCACGGACGCCGGGAAAAAGCCGTTGCGCTTTCGCGGCAGCACCGTAGTTTAGAATCATTCCAAACTAGAGGCTCGACATGCGCTTTTTCACTCAACGCCGCCATTTCAAGGATCTGAGCGAGGAGGAGATCCTGGCGCTCGCGATTTCTTCGGAGGAAGACGACGCGCGGATCTACCGCAGCTACGCCGAGATGCTGCGCGCCGACTACCCGGACACGGCCAAGGTGTTCGACGGGATGGCCGAGGAAGAGGACGGCCATCGCAAGGCGCTGATCGCGGCCTTCCGGGTGCGCTTCGGCAAAGTCATCCCGCTGATCCGGCGCGAGCATGTCGCGGGATTCTACGCACGGCGGCCCGTGTGGCTGATGAAGAACCTGTCGCTCGAGCGCATCCGAGAGGAGGCCGAGATCATGGAGCGCGATGCCGGGCGGTTCTACCTCGAGGCGGCGAAGCGCAGCCCCGACGCGGCGACCCGCAAGCTGCTCGGCGATCTCGCCGCTGCCGAGGCCGGGCACGAGACCCGAGCGGGGGAACTTGCCGAGGCGCACCTCGGCGACGAGGCGCGGAGTGACGAGGATCGGCTTGCGCATCGCCAGTTCGTGCTGACCTGGGTACAGCCAGGGCTCGCGGGGCTGATGGACGGCTCGGTGTCGACGCTGGCGCCGATCTTCGCCACGGCCTTTGCGACACAGGACCCGTGGACGACGTTTCTCGTGGGGCTCGCGGCCTCGGTCGGCGCGGGGATCTCGATGGGCTTCACCGAAGCGGCCTCGGACGACGGCGAGTTGTCGGGACGGGGCTCGCCGATGAAACGCGGCATCGCGTCGGGCGTGATGACCACCGTGGGCGGCCTCGGCCATGCCCTGCCCTACCTGATCCCGCATTTCTGGACCGCCACGACCATCGCCTGGATCATCGTGTTCTTCGAGCTCTGGGCCATCGCCTGGATCCAAAACAAGTTCATGGAGACGCCCTTCTGGCGCGCCTCGATGCAGGTCGTGCTCGGCGGTGCGCTGGTGCTGGCGGCGGGGGTTCTCATCGGCAGTGGCTGAAGGGACACGAGGTCCTCGGCATTCATACTGACGAAACGGCCACGCCCGAGCCTCAAGCCATCAGAGCGTTGGCGTTCGGGACGCGACAGCTCCCCCCTCCGACAAGAAAACGGCCCGGCAGTCATGCCGGGCCGTTCCGTCATTCACTCAGGGCATGCGCGCCTCAGGCAGCGCCGTCCATCGCGGCGATCACCCGGTCGGGCAGCGCCGGGAAGTCACGCACCCGCGCGCCGGTGGCATGCGCAATGGCGTTGAACACCGCAGCGCCGGCGCCAGAGATGCCCAGCTCGCCGATCCCCTTGGTCTGGATCGGGTTTGCCATGTCGTCACGCTCTTCGAGGAACACCACCTGCATGTCGCCCGGCACGTCGGCATGGGCGGGCACGTGGTAGTTGGCAAGGTCACGCGTCACCACGTGGCCGGTGCGCGGATCGTGGCTCATCTCCTCGGTCAGCGCCGAGCCGATGCCCCAGATCATCCCGCCAAGCGCTTGGCTGCGCGAGGTCTTCTCGTTGAGGATGCGGCCCATGGACATGACGCCCAGCATCCGGCGGACGCGGACCTCGCCGGTCCATTCGTTCACCGCGACCTCGGCGAAATGCGCACCGAAGCCCGAGGAGAAGTGGCTTTCCGCCGTCTTGCCGCCTTCGATGGAGGCTTCCTCGACGATTTCCTCCTCGATCAGCTCGGTCAGCGGCACCTCTCGGTTGGCGCCGCGCGCGATGCGGTTCTGCAGCGTCAGCTCATCGGACGGGCAGCCGAGCATCTCGGCGATCTTCTCGCGGATCTGCTTGGCCGCGAGGAAGGTCGAGGAGCCCGCCGAGTTCGCCCCGAAGGAGCCGCCGGAGCCGGAGGCGCCCGGCAGGTCGGTGTCGCCAAGGCGCACCTCGACCTTCTCGATGGGCAGGCCCAGCATCTCGGCGGCCACCTGGCCGAGGATCGTGTAGCTGCCGGTGCCGATGTCGGTCATGTCGGTCTCGACCACCGCGCCATCGCCCTTGAGGCGCACGCGGGTCGCCGAGGGCACCAGCGTGTTCGACCGCGCGGCCGAGGCGACGCCCATGCCGATCAGCCAGTCGCCTTCGCGGCGACTGCGCGGCGCGCCACGGTCGGCCCAGCCGAACCGCTCGGCGCCATCCTTCAGGCAGTCCGCCAGGCGGCGGGCGCTGTAGGGCTGGCCCGTCATCGGGTGCGTTTCGGGCAGGTTCTTCAGGCGCAGCTCGACCGGGCAGATGCCGAGCTTCTCGGCCAGTTCGTCCATCGCCGCCTCGAAGGCCAGCATGCCCACCGCTTCACCGGGAGCGCGGACCGACCCAGTCGGCGCGCGGCTGATGCGGGCAAGCGTCTGCGTGAAGCTGAGACCGTCGGCACCGTAGAGGAACTGCGACGCCTGCGTGACCGGCTCGGCGAAGCCCTCGCCCTCGATGTTCGACACCCGGTCGTCATGCGAGATCGCGCGGATCTTGCCATCCTTGTCGGCGCCGAAGCGCACGCGCTGCGCGGTCTCGGTGCGGCGCAGCACGACATCGAAGACGTTCTGCCGGGTCATCACGACGCGCACGGGACGACCGAGCTTCTTCGCCGCCAGCGCCGCCGCGACGCCCTCGGGACCGAGGCCCAGCTTCGAGCCGAAGCCGCCACCGATGAAGGGCGAGAGAATGCGCACGTTGTCCGGGTCGATCCCGAGCGAGTCCGCAAGCTCCTTCTTGTTGAAGCGCAGCATCTGCAGCGAGCTGTGCAGCGTGACGGTATCCCCGTCCCACTCCGCGATCGAGGCATGCGGCTCCATCGCCGCCGCCGCATGCGGCGCGGTGGTGAAATGGCTGTCGATCGTCACCTCGGACTCGGCGAAGGCCGTATCGAAATCTCCAGCGGTTTCAGGGTCGCCGACCTCGAGTTCGCTGGCCATGTCGGGCCGGGTCTCGACGCCGTCCTCGGTCTCGTAGCTCACCTTGAGTCGCTGCGCCGCATCGCGTGCCGCCTCGAAGGTCTCGGCCACGGCCAGCGCGATGGGCTGTCCGTAGTAATGCACCTCGGCGCCCGGCTGGACCGGGGCGGCACCGGCCATGCCCTGCGCGGGGTTGCGCAGCATCCGCTCGTCGGCGAGCACGCACAGCAGACCCGGAATGTCGGCAATCGGCCCCTGGTCGATGTCGGTCACCCGGCCGCGAGAGATCGTGGCCCGCACCAGCACGCCATGCGCGGCGCCATCGGGCAGCCCGTCGGCGGCATAGGGCGCGGTGCCCGAGACCTTCCTGGGCCCGTCGGTGCGGTCGAGCGGCTTGCCGATGACGCCCTGACCGGTTTCGTCCAGCAGCCGCGGCTGCGCTTCATCCATTCGGAACATGCGTGTCATGCGGGGCTCCTTGCGGTATCGACGCCAGCCGCGTCGGGCACGAGACCCGTGGCCTCGCGCAGGGTGGCGATCAGGGTGCGGCGCAGCAGCGGGCGCTTGTACTCGGTATCCGGATGCGGCGCGCTGTCGGGCAGCATCGCGTCCGCCACCTCGGCAAAGAGCGCGTCGGAGGGCGCCTTACCCTCGAGCATCCGCTCGGCGTCATGGTCCATCCACGGGTGCGGCGCGACGCTGCCGAAGGCGAGTTTCGCGCTCTCGATGGTGTCACCCTGCATCTTCACGATGGCCGCGACCGAAACCAGCGCAAAGGCATAGGACGCGCGGTCGCGCACCTTGCGGTAGCTCTGAAGGGTGTCGGGCTTCGGCGCGGGCAGGATCACGGCGGTGACGAGTTCATCTGCGCCGAGAACCGTCTCGACGTCCGGACGGTCGCCCGGCCCGCGATAGAACTCGTGCATGGGCACGCGGCGGGTGCTGTCATCGGCGCTGCGGATCTCGACCTCGGCTTCGAGCGCGGTCATCGCGACCGCCATGTCGGACGGGTGCGCGGCAAGGCAGTGCTCAGAGGTGCCGAAGAGCGCGAGCATCCGGCCGACGCCGTTCTTGGCGGCACAGCCTTCACCCGGGCTGCGCTTGTTGCAGGGCGTGGAAGTGTCGTAGAAATAGGGGCAGCGGGTGCGCTGCAGCAGGTTGCCCCCGGTGGTCGCCTTGTTTCGGATCTGCGCCGAGGCCCCCGCGAGGATCGCCCGCGACAGCAGCGGCCAGCCCGCGCGGATGCGCTTGTCGGCTGCAAGGTCCGAGTTGGTGACGAGCGCACCGATGCGCAGCCCCTCTCCCTCGGCCGTGATCTCGGAAAGCCCCTCGATGTGGGTGATGTCCACGAGCGCGCGCGGCGTCATCACCTCGATCTTCATCAGGTCGAGCAGGTTGGTGCCGCCGGCGATGACGCTGGCTTCGGGTCCAAGCGCCTCGGCTGCGTCGGACAGGCCGCCCGCGCGGGTGAAATCGAATTCCCTCATGATTTCACCTCCGCCGCCATGGCGATGGCTTCACGGATCAGCGGGTAGGCGGAGCAGCGGCACAGGTTGCCGCTCATGCGCTCGGCCATCTCGCCGTCGTCGCGCAGCTTCGGCGCGTCGAGGCTTTCCGAGACATAGGAGGGATCGCCGCGCGACAGCTCCTCGAGCATCGCGGTGGCCGACATGATCTGACCGGGGGTGCAGTAGCCGCACTGGTAGCCGTCCATCTCGACAAAGGCCTTCTGCAGCGCGCTGAGTTTCTCGGGGGTGCCGATGCCCTCGATGGTGGTGACGTCGGTGCCCTCCTGCTGGGCGGTGAGGCACAGACAGGAATTCACACGCTTGCCGTCGACGAGCACGGTGCAGGCGCCGCACTGGCCGTGGTCGCAGCCTTTCTTGGTGCCCGTCAGCCCGAGCTGATCGCGGAGCGTGTCGAGCAGGGTGCGGCGGGGATCGTGCTCGACCTCCTGCGCCTGCCCGTTCACGGTGAAACTGGTTTTCATGGTGTTCGGCTTTCCTGGCTTGAAGCTGGAAGATGCCGCACGGGATGCGCGCGGTCTCGGCGTTCAACCCGTGGAGCGCGGCAGGGTTCCGAGCCTCGCAAGGCGCCCTCACGCCGCCGTGAGACTCTCATTCCGGCTGGAAGCCGGCGCGCGGGCATGGCAAACCGGCGAAGCGCACGGCCAAGGGAGACGCGACCATGACCCAGTTCGGCAAGGGCTGCCACCTGCACCTGATCGACGGATCGGCCTTCATCTTCCGAGCCTATCACGCCCTTCCGCCGCTGACGCGGAAGTCGGACGGGCTGCCCATCGGCGCCGTCTCGGGCTTCTGCAACATGTTGCAGAAATACGTCGAGGACAACGCCGGCCCCGATGCACCGACGCATGTCGCGGTGATCTTCGACAAGGGCTCGCACACTTTCCGCAACGACCTCTACGACCAGTACAAGGCCAACCGCGAGGAGATGCCCGAGGATCTGCGCCCGCAGATCCCGCTGACCCGCGAGGCCACCATCGCGTTCAACATCGCCTGCAAGGAGCTCGAGGGCTACGAGGCCGACGACATCATCGCCACCCTGTCGCGGCAGGCGCGCGAGGCCGGCGGGCGGGTGACGATCATCAGCTCGGACAAGGACCTGATGCAGCTCGTCGGCGACGGGGTCGAGATGCTCGACGCGATGAAGAACCGCCGCATCGACCGCGACGGGGTGATGGAGAAGTTCGGCGTCTGGCCCGACCGCGTGGTCGACGTGCAGGCGCTCGCCGGCGACTCGGTCGACAACGTGCCCGGCGCGCCCGGCATCGGCATCAAGACCGCCGCGCTGCTCATCAACGAGTGGGGCTCGCTCGAGGAGCTGCTCGACAACGCCGAGCAGATCAAGCAGCCCAAGCGCCGGCAGACGCTGATCGACAAACGCGAGCAGATCGAGCTGTCGAAAAGGCTCGTCCAGCTCGACGAGGAGACGCCGCTCGACTTCACGCTCGACGATCTCGAGGTGCGGGAGCCCGATCCCGAGACGCTGCTGGAGTTCCTCACCAAGATGGAATTCCGTTCGCTGACCAAGCGGATCTCGGACTCGCTGGGCGTCGAGGCGCCGGTCCTGCCCGACACCACGCCCGAAGGCGCCAACCCGCCCGAGGACGACGCGCCCGAGATGCCCGCCATCGACCCCGAGAGCTACGTCTGGGTGAAGACGGCCGAGGATCTCGCGCCGTGGATCGCCGCCGCGCACGAACGCGGCTGGGTTGCCGTCGACACCGAGACCACGGGCCTCGACGAGATGGCCTGCGACCTCGTGGGGATCTCGCTCTGCATCGAGCCGGGCGAGGCCTGCTACATCCCGCTCGCCCACCGCGGCGACAGCGACGGCGGGCTTTTCGGCGACGGCGACCTTGCCGAGGGTCAGATGCCGATGCAGGCGGCGCTCGACGCGCTGAAGCCGCTGTTCGAGGACCCGGCGGTGATGAAGATCGGGCAGAACATGAAATACGATGCCAAGGTGTTCTCGCGCTACGGCATCGACATCTCGCCGATCGACGACACCATGCTCATGTCCTACGCGATGAACGCGGGGCTGCACACGCACGGCATGGACGCGCTCTCGGAACGCTATCTTTCGCATGTGCCGATCCCGATCAAGACGCTGCTGGGCAGCGGCAAGAAGATGAAGACCTTTGACCAGGTGCCGATCGGGGACGCGGTGAAATACGCCGCCGAGGACGCCGACATCACCCTGCGGCTGTGGAAGATCTTCAAGCCGCAGCTGCACCGGGCCCATGTCACCCGCGTCTACGAGGGGCTCGAGCGGCCACTGGTGCCGGTGCTGGCCGAGATGGAGCGCAACGGCGTGCAGGTCGACCGGAACGTGCTGTCGCGCATGTCCGGCGCCTTTGCCCAGAAGATGGCGCAGCTCGAGGAAGAGATCCACGAGCTTGCCGGTGAAAGCTTCAACGTCGGCTCGCCGAAACAGCTGGGCGAGATCCTCTTCGACAAGATGGGGCTCGAAGGCGGCAAGAAGGGCAAGACCGGCGCCTATGGCACCGGCGCCGACGTGCTCGAGGACCTGGCGACCGAGCACGAGCTGCCCGCGCGGGTGCTCGACTGGCGGCAGATCTCGAAGCTCAAGAGCACCTACACCGACGCGCTGCAGGGCCATATCAACGCCGAGACCGGCCGGGTGCACACCTCCTACGTGATCGCGGGGGCGAACACCGGCCGGCTGGCCTCGACCGATCCGAACCTGCAGAACATCCCCGTGCGCTCGGAGGAAGGCCGCCGCATCCGCGAGGCCTTCGTCGCGCCCGAGGGCAAGACGCTGGTATCGCTCGACTACAGCCAGATCGAGCTGCGCATCCTCGCCCACATGGCCGACATCGACGCCCTGAAGCAGGCGTTCCGCGACGGCCAGGACATTCACGCGATGACCGCGTCGGAGATGTTCAACGTGCCGATGGACGAGATGACGCCCGAGATCCGGCGGCAGGCCAAGGCCATCAACTTCGGCGTGATCTACGGCATCTCGGGCTTCGGGCTGGCGCGCAACCTGCGCATTCCGCGCAAGGACGCGCAGGATTTCATCGACCGCTACTTCGAGCGGTTCCCGGGCATCAAGGCCTACATGGACGACACCACCGAGTTCGCCAAGGAACACAAGCGGGTCGAGACCCTGTTCGGCCGGGTGATCCACACGCCCGAGATCGCCGCCAAGGGCCCGCGCGCCGGCTTCGCCAAGCGCGCCGCGATCAACGCGCCGATCCAGGGCACCGCGGCCGACATCATCCGCCGCGCGATGATCCGGATGCCCGAGGCAATCGAGGGCCTGCCCGCGAAGATGCTGCTGCAGGTCCACGACGAACTGCTGTTCGAGGTCGAGACCGGCGCCGAGGACGCGCTGATCGAGGCCGCCCGCGCTGTCATGGAGGGCGCGGCGGAACCGGTCGTGAAGCTCGACGTGCCGCTCGTCGCGGATGCGGGTCAGGGCAGCAACTGGGCCGAGGCGCACTGAGGCGCCCTGGCCCTACCCCGCCCGGGGGCGGCGCGTGACGATGGACACCGCGACGCCGCCCAGCACCAGCAGGGCGGCAAGGCTGAAGCGCAGCGTCAGCGGTTCCGCGAGGAAGGCCATGCCTCCCGCCATGGCGATCAGCGGCACGGTGAGCTGCGCCACGGCGGCCACAGATCCCGGCAGGCGCGGCAGCACCGTGTACCACAGCGCGTAGCCGAGCCCCGAGGTTACCGCGCCCGAGACGACGGCCAGCGTGACCGCTTTCATCTGCCAGTCCGCCGCCCCCTGCCCCGTCATCGTCAGCCCGGCCTGCACCAGCAGCCCGAGCCCCGCGGTCAGCACGAAATTCGATGCCGTCGAGGCCAGCGGCTCGTCTGCCAGCCTACCGGCAAGCGAGTAGACGCCCCAGCCGATCCCCGCGAGCAGCATCGCCGCCGCGTGCGGCAGGCTCGGGGCGGCCGCACCACCGGGCGAGAGCAGCCAGACCAGCCCGCCAAAGGCGAGCGCCGCGCCAAGCCATCGCTGCGCGGGCACCCGTTCGCCGCCCGCAAGGCTGCCGCCGAACATGGTGACCT belongs to Salipiger profundus and includes:
- a CDS encoding potassium channel family protein, which translates into the protein MKDRFLNTLRELYEGESHRAYRFRYAVLFFDIVTILFVIVTSFTDHGRVVEGIDAVFGVLILADFIARVAIAPNRWRFLIQPVTLADMVSIVSFLAPLAGEGLGFLRVVRTLRFLHTYQLMKRLRSDFPFFRHNQDVFVAGINLVVFIFVMTGLVYATQHGRNEQIDNYADALYFTVTALTTTGFGDITLKGSLGRAISVVVMICGVTLFLRLAQVLFRPLKVRQTCQNCGLSLHDADAVHCKHCGAVIHIETEGQA
- a CDS encoding NYN domain-containing protein; translation: MPEDTRLLAVLIDADNTSPKYTKAIFDELASMGEASVRRVYGDFSSQQLAGWSKISAEFGLVPHHSPANTVGKNASDIALVIDAMDLMHSNRFDGFVLVSSDSDFTRLASRLREQGLDVYGMGMQKTPDAFRKACKRFIFLENLDGAPEQKTGSTAPRPSGKLEEARNLIFTAMDAIEQEDDWYTLGQLGQFITAANPDFDTRTFGKRKLSDLVGELKVFETKRGPGNQLLVRRLD
- a CDS encoding TetR/AcrR family transcriptional regulator is translated as MPASTVTVRRGRKYDQVLKGAREVFLRDGFEGASVDDISRAAGVSKATLYSYFPDKRLLFMEMASTQCRMQADEALVTIDLSQPPQVVLPQVGRTFLGFLLSEMGQRVFRICVAESDRFPELGAEFYRCGPMRMHREVKRYLGEAQARGEIRVEDSGLAADQFTELCKADLWSKFVFGVQTSFSEAEIGRVVDGAVTTFLARYGARPD
- the mbfA gene encoding iron exporter MbfA, with protein sequence MRFFTQRRHFKDLSEEEILALAISSEEDDARIYRSYAEMLRADYPDTAKVFDGMAEEEDGHRKALIAAFRVRFGKVIPLIRREHVAGFYARRPVWLMKNLSLERIREEAEIMERDAGRFYLEAAKRSPDAATRKLLGDLAAAEAGHETRAGELAEAHLGDEARSDEDRLAHRQFVLTWVQPGLAGLMDGSVSTLAPIFATAFATQDPWTTFLVGLAASVGAGISMGFTEAASDDGELSGRGSPMKRGIASGVMTTVGGLGHALPYLIPHFWTATTIAWIIVFFELWAIAWIQNKFMETPFWRASMQVVLGGALVLAAGVLIGSG
- a CDS encoding xanthine dehydrogenase family protein molybdopterin-binding subunit; the protein is MTRMFRMDEAQPRLLDETGQGVIGKPLDRTDGPRKVSGTAPYAADGLPDGAAHGVLVRATISRGRVTDIDQGPIADIPGLLCVLADERMLRNPAQGMAGAAPVQPGAEVHYYGQPIALAVAETFEAARDAAQRLKVSYETEDGVETRPDMASELEVGDPETAGDFDTAFAESEVTIDSHFTTAPHAAAAMEPHASIAEWDGDTVTLHSSLQMLRFNKKELADSLGIDPDNVRILSPFIGGGFGSKLGLGPEGVAAALAAKKLGRPVRVVMTRQNVFDVVLRRTETAQRVRFGADKDGKIRAISHDDRVSNIEGEGFAEPVTQASQFLYGADGLSFTQTLARISRAPTGSVRAPGEAVGMLAFEAAMDELAEKLGICPVELRLKNLPETHPMTGQPYSARRLADCLKDGAERFGWADRGAPRSRREGDWLIGMGVASAARSNTLVPSATRVRLKGDGAVVETDMTDIGTGSYTILGQVAAEMLGLPIEKVEVRLGDTDLPGASGSGGSFGANSAGSSTFLAAKQIREKIAEMLGCPSDELTLQNRIARGANREVPLTELIEEEIVEEASIEGGKTAESHFSSGFGAHFAEVAVNEWTGEVRVRRMLGVMSMGRILNEKTSRSQALGGMIWGIGSALTEEMSHDPRTGHVVTRDLANYHVPAHADVPGDMQVVFLEERDDMANPIQTKGIGELGISGAGAAVFNAIAHATGARVRDFPALPDRVIAAMDGAA
- a CDS encoding FAD binding domain-containing protein, coding for MREFDFTRAGGLSDAAEALGPEASVIAGGTNLLDLMKIEVMTPRALVDITHIEGLSEITAEGEGLRIGALVTNSDLAADKRIRAGWPLLSRAILAGASAQIRNKATTGGNLLQRTRCPYFYDTSTPCNKRSPGEGCAAKNGVGRMLALFGTSEHCLAAHPSDMAVAMTALEAEVEIRSADDSTRRVPMHEFYRGPGDRPDVETVLGADELVTAVILPAPKPDTLQSYRKVRDRASYAFALVSVAAIVKMQGDTIESAKLAFGSVAPHPWMDHDAERMLEGKAPSDALFAEVADAMLPDSAPHPDTEYKRPLLRRTLIATLREATGLVPDAAGVDTARSPA
- a CDS encoding (2Fe-2S)-binding protein, producing MKTSFTVNGQAQEVEHDPRRTLLDTLRDQLGLTGTKKGCDHGQCGACTVLVDGKRVNSCLCLTAQQEGTDVTTIEGIGTPEKLSALQKAFVEMDGYQCGYCTPGQIMSATAMLEELSRGDPSYVSESLDAPKLRDDGEMAERMSGNLCRCSAYPLIREAIAMAAEVKS
- the polA gene encoding DNA polymerase I, with translation MTQFGKGCHLHLIDGSAFIFRAYHALPPLTRKSDGLPIGAVSGFCNMLQKYVEDNAGPDAPTHVAVIFDKGSHTFRNDLYDQYKANREEMPEDLRPQIPLTREATIAFNIACKELEGYEADDIIATLSRQAREAGGRVTIISSDKDLMQLVGDGVEMLDAMKNRRIDRDGVMEKFGVWPDRVVDVQALAGDSVDNVPGAPGIGIKTAALLINEWGSLEELLDNAEQIKQPKRRQTLIDKREQIELSKRLVQLDEETPLDFTLDDLEVREPDPETLLEFLTKMEFRSLTKRISDSLGVEAPVLPDTTPEGANPPEDDAPEMPAIDPESYVWVKTAEDLAPWIAAAHERGWVAVDTETTGLDEMACDLVGISLCIEPGEACYIPLAHRGDSDGGLFGDGDLAEGQMPMQAALDALKPLFEDPAVMKIGQNMKYDAKVFSRYGIDISPIDDTMLMSYAMNAGLHTHGMDALSERYLSHVPIPIKTLLGSGKKMKTFDQVPIGDAVKYAAEDADITLRLWKIFKPQLHRAHVTRVYEGLERPLVPVLAEMERNGVQVDRNVLSRMSGAFAQKMAQLEEEIHELAGESFNVGSPKQLGEILFDKMGLEGGKKGKTGAYGTGADVLEDLATEHELPARVLDWRQISKLKSTYTDALQGHINAETGRVHTSYVIAGANTGRLASTDPNLQNIPVRSEEGRRIREAFVAPEGKTLVSLDYSQIELRILAHMADIDALKQAFRDGQDIHAMTASEMFNVPMDEMTPEIRRQAKAINFGVIYGISGFGLARNLRIPRKDAQDFIDRYFERFPGIKAYMDDTTEFAKEHKRVETLFGRVIHTPEIAAKGPRAGFAKRAAINAPIQGTAADIIRRAMIRMPEAIEGLPAKMLLQVHDELLFEVETGAEDALIEAARAVMEGAAEPVVKLDVPLVADAGQGSNWAEAH
- a CDS encoding DMT family transporter; this translates as MRLFLLVALTMTAFAANSLLSRAALASGGIDPASFGTLRLLSGAVVLAALVLIRTGGLRLGGRGRLAGVAGLFLYIYGFSAAYAGLPAGLGALLLFGMVQVTMFGGSLAGGERVPAQRWLGAALAFGGLVWLLSPGGAAAPSLPHAAAMLLAGIGWGVYSLAGRLADEPLASTASNFVLTAGLGLLVQAGLTMTGQGAADWQMKAVTLAVVSGAVTSGLGYALWYTVLPRLPGSVAAVAQLTVPLIAMAGGMAFLAEPLTLRFSLAALLVLGGVAVSIVTRRPRAG